Sequence from the Candidatus Binatia bacterium genome:
CCTTTTTGCCCCGTCGACTCTCCAAGCAATCGAGATCGAATCTGAAGGAGGACTGCAATGAAAGCATGGAAGGTCGTAACGCTCGTGGCGCCGCTGGCTGTGGCGCTTACGATGTCACCGAGTCTGGCGCAGCCCAAGCCTGGGAGAGGGGCGTGCCGGGAGGACATCAAAAAGTTCTGCCCGGACCTCAAGCCCGGCGGCGGTGCCTACCGTGATTGTCTGAAGTCACATGCGGCCGAGCTGTCGCCCGCGTGTCAGGAGCATGTGAAGCAGATGAAAGCCAAGGTGAGTGCTTGGCATAAGGCCTGCCAGGACGACGTACACAAGTTCTGCGCTGACGTTGCTCCCG
This genomic interval carries:
- a CDS encoding cysteine rich repeat-containing protein; translation: MKAWKVVTLVAPLAVALTMSPSLAQPKPGRGACREDIKKFCPDLKPGGGAYRDCLKSHAAELSPACQEHVKQMKAKVSAWHKACQDDVHKFCADVAPGHGQVVKCLHQHHDDLSQACKDQLAQGRHPRRGAAPAPGK